CCGGCAACCTTCCGCCGGTAGGCGCGCTGGCCAACATCGCCGGCATCACTTCGCCTGTCCCGTTCCTGGAAACCACCCTTGAGCTCTGGCACAAGGTCATGGATGTCAACGCCACCGGCACGTACCTGGTCACCAAGGCATTCCTGCCGGACATGATCAGCAACGGCTGGGGACGCATCGTGAACATGTCCTCGGTCTCCGCCCAGCGGGGCGGCGGCGTGTTCGGCAAGGTTCCCTACTCCGCCGCGAAGGCCGCCATCCTGGGCTTCACCAAGGCACTGGCCCGCGAGCTCGGCACCACCGGTGTGACCGTCAACGCCATCACCCCCGGCGCCGTGGACACCAACATCCGCGTGGGCAGCACCGAGGAGCAGGAGGCCGCCATCAATGCCGGCATCCCGCTGGGCCGGAACGCCACCACTGAGGAAGTTGCCGCGGTGATCACGTTCCTTTCCTCCGAGGACTCGGCCTACCTCACCGGCACCACCATCGACATCAACGGCGGCAGCCACATCCACTAGGGAGCCGTAGCCACCCAGCGAACCCTTAGTCCCGCCCAGGAACCCACGGCAGAGAGCACATCATGACAAAAATCTTCAACGATCCCTCGGAGTTTGCCGAGGAGGCCCTGGCGGGGTTCTGCGACGTCCACGGGGACCTGGTGCGCCAGGTCCCCGGCGGTGCCGTGCGGCGCTTCCGGCCCCCGCAGCCCAAGGTTGCCGTCCTCGCGGGCGGCGGGTCGGGACACTACCCGGCCTTCGCCGGCATCATCGGACCGGGATTTGCAGACGGCGCAGTGGTGGGCAACATCTTCACGTCCCCTTCGGCGCAGCAGGCGTACGCCGTGGCGAAGGCGGCTGAGTCCGGCGCAGGCGTTGTGTTTACCTACGGTAACTATGCCGGCGACGTCATGAACTTCGGCATGGCCAGCGAGCGCCTGGCTGCAGAGGGCATTGCCGTGGAGAACGTCCTGGTGACTGACGACATCGCCAGCGCACCGCCGTCGGAATCCGCCAAGCGCCGCGGCATCGCCGGTGACTTTACCGTCTTCAAGGTGATGGGGGCCGCAGCCGAGGCCGGCGCGGACCTCGCCGAAGTGGCACGCCTGGGCCGCAAGGCCAATGACCGGACCCGCACCATCGGCAGCGCGTTCTCCGGCTGCACCTTCCCGGGCGCGGAATCGCCGCTGTTCTCCCTGCCCGACGGGCAGATGGGGCTGGGCCTGGGCATACACGGCGAGCCGGGACTGTTCGACACCGCGCTGCCGTCCGCAAAGGAGCTTGGCCGTGAACTGGTGGCACGCGTGCTCGCTGA
The Arthrobacter sp. PGP41 genome window above contains:
- a CDS encoding SDR family NAD(P)-dependent oxidoreductase gives rise to the protein MTTIQRTAVLTGATSDRGIGITTARRYARQGWAVVILDLDGEKSAKVAAEIGNEFNVPAFGHEIDVAYEASVTAAQAAVAAEVASGNLPPVGALANIAGITSPVPFLETTLELWHKVMDVNATGTYLVTKAFLPDMISNGWGRIVNMSSVSAQRGGGVFGKVPYSAAKAAILGFTKALARELGTTGVTVNAITPGAVDTNIRVGSTEEQEAAINAGIPLGRNATTEEVAAVITFLSSEDSAYLTGTTIDINGGSHIH